Proteins encoded within one genomic window of Oscillospiraceae bacterium:
- a CDS encoding SdpI family protein, with protein MIILGFAWKRGGPKKINEVIGFRTKRSMASIESWRFAHIYYSKYSQKAGSILFILSLIVIFICIINNAIYETYIIAYYFSVSIQLAVMIIGIILTEIALRR; from the coding sequence ATGATAATCTTAGGTTTTGCCTGGAAGAGGGGAGGGCCGAAGAAAATAAATGAAGTAATTGGTTTTCGCACCAAACGTTCAATGGCTAGTATAGAATCCTGGAGATTTGCTCATATATACTATTCTAAATACTCACAAAAAGCAGGATCTATTTTATTTATTTTGAGTCTTATTGTCATATTTATATGTATTATAAATAATGCCATTTATGAAACATATATAATTGCCTATTATTTTTCTGTTAGCATTCAATTAGCGGTGATGATTATAGGAATTATACTTACCGAGATAGCATTAAGGCGATAA
- a CDS encoding ATP-binding protein: protein MYYHRHIEPVIARIAGRKPVVVLTGARQVGKSTMLRETYPGIRYVTLGRPLVRQSALDNPSLFFEQCKPPVVVDEIQKAAGLFDYVKDIVDEDKTKGQFYLTGSQSLMLMKNIGESLAGRAGVVKLLGMSMRELDEISYRAPFLPTPGHFAAMGDAGARFDYDRTVSRIHKGFFPELYEIASDLKDWSDYYSSYFQTYIEKDIRGLLNIQDESAFIKFVKGAASLTGEMLNMRTLAELCGKDEKTVRKWLSALESSGLVYLLEPYYNNLGKRLIKTPKLYFLDTGLACFLLGWNTPEQLTNGAMWGHIFESFVFAEVLKSYYNDGNVTPPLYYYRDKEKNEIDLIIKDGGTLHPVEIKTTSDPLRSMVSAFSLLEKLSGIKVGTGAVVCMAKEMLPLTENVQIAPAAMI, encoded by the coding sequence GTGTATTACCACCGTCATATAGAACCCGTCATCGCGAGAATTGCGGGACGCAAGCCTGTCGTCGTCCTCACCGGCGCGCGTCAGGTCGGCAAATCCACGATGCTCCGCGAGACGTATCCGGGCATCCGTTACGTCACACTGGGCCGCCCGCTTGTGCGGCAAAGCGCGCTTGACAACCCGTCGCTGTTCTTCGAACAGTGTAAGCCGCCTGTCGTCGTGGACGAGATCCAAAAAGCGGCGGGGCTTTTTGATTATGTCAAAGACATCGTAGATGAGGACAAGACCAAAGGGCAATTTTACTTGACTGGTTCTCAAAGCCTCATGCTGATGAAAAACATCGGTGAAAGCCTCGCCGGACGCGCCGGAGTCGTCAAACTGCTTGGTATGTCGATGCGCGAACTGGACGAAATATCTTACCGCGCGCCCTTTCTACCCACGCCAGGACATTTTGCGGCGATGGGGGATGCGGGCGCGCGGTTTGACTACGACAGGACCGTGTCGCGGATTCACAAGGGATTTTTCCCGGAGTTATATGAAATCGCGAGCGACCTCAAGGATTGGTCGGACTACTACAGTTCCTACTTCCAGACATATATTGAAAAAGATATCCGAGGTCTGCTGAACATTCAAGACGAATCCGCTTTTATCAAATTTGTGAAGGGCGCCGCATCGCTGACGGGAGAAATGCTGAATATGCGGACGCTCGCGGAACTCTGCGGCAAGGATGAGAAAACCGTGCGCAAGTGGCTCTCCGCGCTGGAGTCGAGTGGGCTTGTGTATCTGTTGGAACCGTACTACAACAACCTCGGGAAACGGCTGATTAAGACGCCAAAACTGTATTTTCTCGATACGGGGCTTGCCTGCTTTCTACTCGGATGGAACACGCCGGAGCAGCTCACAAACGGCGCGATGTGGGGGCATATCTTTGAGAGTTTTGTGTTCGCGGAGGTGCTGAAAAGCTACTACAACGACGGCAACGTCACACCGCCGCTCTACTACTACCGCGACAAGGAAAAGAACGAAATCGACCTCATCATCAAGGACGGCGGCACGCTGCACCCCGTTGAGATAAAGACAACGAGCGATCCCTTGAGATCGATGGTTTCAGCTTTCTCACTGCTTGAAAAGCTCTCAGGTATCAAGGTCGGCACAGGTGCGGTGGTCTGTATGGCAAAGGAGATGCTGCCGCTGACAGAGAACGTACAGATAGCGCCGGCGGCGATGATCTAG